From the genome of Oncorhynchus tshawytscha isolate Ot180627B linkage group LG31, Otsh_v2.0, whole genome shotgun sequence, one region includes:
- the LOC112229406 gene encoding alpha-1,3-mannosyl-glycoprotein 2-beta-N-acetylglucosaminyltransferase: MVRKRGSLILCGAFLFVACNGLLLLFLWGRTPIGRFGEGGGAEPGGREEWGVAKIKEGGTNLAGEVIRLAEEVESELETQKELLKQIQSHRSLWEKRRGMGKRQTDGGKVENKEEHKPPPQLSAVPPKVDSENKDQSQEENTPELIITAVRDPKVDTQLDNEIKELTDYTKLDVTVISPQVVIPILVIACDRVTVKRSLDKLIQYRPSAELYPIIVSQDCGHAETAQVIGSYGSQVTHISHPDLSDIRVRPEHRKFQGYYKIARHYRWALNQVFDTLSHSTVVIVEDDLEVAPDFFEYFRALHPILTSDPTLWCASAWNDNGREGLVDPGKADLLYRTDFFPGLGWMLLKDIWAELEPKWPTAFWDDWMRHPEQRKERSCIRPEISRTMTFGRKGVSLGQFFDQYLRYIKLNTDFVPFTKQDLSYLMKENFDVNFVKQVYSAPLITVEELQQGGGLTGTGPYRVQYSSRDNFKVLARNLGVMDDLKSGVPRAGYRGVVSFLSRGRRVFLTPPEGWTKYDVSWS, encoded by the exons ATGGTTCGCAAGAGAGGCTCCCTTATCTTGTGTGGAGCTTTCCTATTCGTCGCCTGCAATGGCTTGCTTCTCCTGTTCCTTTGGGGACGAACTCCCATTGGTCGCTTTGGGGAAGGGGGCGGGGCCGAACCAGGAGGGCGGGAAGAGTGGGGCGTGGCCAAAATAAAAGAGGGTGGGACTAATCTGGCAGGCGAGGTGATCCGATTGGCCGAAGAGGTAGAATCGGAACTCGAGACCCAGAAGGAACTTCTGAAGCAGATTCAGAGTCACAGGTCACTgtgggaaaagaggagagggatgggaaaAAGACAGACGGATGGAGGGAAGGTAGAAAATAAAGAGGAACACAAACCTCCGCCACAGTTGTCTGCAGTACCTCCAAAGGTCGATTCAGAGAACAAGGACCAAAGTCAAGAGGAAAATACACCGGAATTGATCATTACAGCAGTCCGAGACCCTAAAGTAGACACACAACTGGACAATGAAATAAAAGAGCTGACCGACTACACCAAATTGGATGTTACTGTCATCAGCCCACAAGTTGTCATTCCCATATTGGTCATCGCCTGTGACAGGGTGACCGTGAAAAGGAGTCTTGACAAGTTGATCCAATACCGCCCCTCTGCAGAACTCTACCCAATCATAGTTAGTCAGGACTGTGGCCATGCTGAGACAGCCCAAGTGATTGGCTCATATGGCAGTCAGGTGACCCACATTAGCCACCCAGACCTCTCGGACATCCGGGTACGGCCGGAGCACAGGAAGTTCCAGGGCTACTATAAGATTGCCAGACACTACCGCTGGGCCCTCAACCAGGTGTTcgacacactctctcactccaccGTGGTGATCGTGGAAGATGACTTGGAG GTTGCCCCAGACTTCTTTGAGTACTTCCGTGCCCTCCACCCCATCTTGACCTCTGACCCCACCCTGTGGTGTGCGTCTGCCTGGAACGACAATGGCCGGGAGGGGCTGGTGGACCCTGGGAAGGCGGACCTCCTCTACAGGACAGACTTCTTCCCTGGGCTGGGCTGGATGCTGCTGAAGGACATCTGGGCAGAACTAGAACCCAAGTGGCCCACAGCCTTCTGGGACGACTGGATGCGTCACCCTGAGCAGCGTAAAGAGCGCTCCTGCATCCGTCCAGAGATCTCCAGAACTATGACCTTCGGACGCAAGGGTGTCAGCTTGGGTCAGTTCTTTGACCAGTATCTGCGTTATATTAAACTCAACACGGACTTTGTGCCTTTCACCAAACAGGATCTGTCTTACTTGATGAAGGAGAACTTTGATGTGAACTTTGTGAAGCAGGTTTACAGCGCCCCTCTGATTACGGTGGAGGAGCTACAACAAGGGGGTGGTTTGACGGGAACTGGTCCGTACCGGGTGCAATATTCCAGCCGGGACAATTTTAAGGTTCTGGCCCGTAACTTAGGGGTGATGGATGACTTGAAATCGGGGGTTCCCCGTGCAGGGTACAGGGGTGTGGTCAGCTTCCTGTCCCGTGGACGACGGGTCTTCTTGACCCCACCTGAGGGATGGACAAAGTATGACGTCAGCTGGAGCTGA